Proteins from one Aspergillus nidulans FGSC A4 chromosome VIII genomic window:
- a CDS encoding uncharacterized protein (transcript_id=CADANIAT00001159) produces MPSLAQSAALSALADLKLPKDVHVSPDGSKVVYALERFSEKNRRSLSSLWIADVGIDHSARQITSGLFRDEKPRWSPDGRFIAFLSDRGGETGVIYMLGIGGFEEAYPLTEGKDARRVQDFEWSVDGRYIAFLSREGGDDEKEVDADEPLVFGEDEENSNQRLRIVDVERRRLRVLTPADQNVALFSWSPSPNTTELAYTVADPSALHSSSSQIDLVSVETGSRRRFISTNSPITSLVWTQRDRLHFIARPAPPYTQPSVYEARIKSKQYGSYFGWTGEAISLHRARHSAIARVRNPTHESAHALGVQSTAWPFSRFFNSEYEITSFDAYRHPESDDFTLVLARSSPQVANEVWSVIIKDGRSRSLVKLSSHNSAFDGFRSKRISATGPDGWECDGWLFTPKPVTFTRRLPPTVVLLQSHSTLPSFSIGSHLDVAYLTSAGYAVLCPNIRPSGSGGGGGGINERYADVLMILKKAVSENLVDESRVTISGWSDGGFLSSLAVIRNEFDFRAVVCGGGVPDWSLVDANSNPLWPRLDAEDKDDGYVSGEDQSKGGIEKSTPLLLLHGREDDQVPVSGPLAFWRQRQRWNGPVQMVLYPKEKHVIRDRKHLLDLWTRVLGFYEKQLA; encoded by the coding sequence ATGCCCTCACTCGCGCAATCCGCCGCGCTCTCGGCATTGGCGGACCTGAAGCTGCCAAAGGACGTCCATGTCTCCCCCGACGGTTCGAAAGTCGTCTATGCGCTCGAGCGATTCTCGGAAAAGAACAGGAGGTCTCTTTCATCGCTTTGGATCGCAGATGTTGGTATAGATCACTCTGCGCGTCAGATTACGTCAGGGCTATTCAGGGATGAGAAGCCGAGGTGGTCGCCCGACGGGCGGTTCATTGCCTTCTTGTCAGATAGGGGCGGAGAGACGGGTGTGATCTATATGTTAGGCATTGGAGGGTTTGAAGAGGCGTATCCTCTTACTGAAGGTAAAGACGCGAGGCGGGTGCAAGACTTCGAGTGGAGTGTCGATGGCAGATATATCGCGTTCCTCAGTAGAGAAGGGGGTGAcgatgagaaagaagtcgaCGCAGACGAGCCATTAGTATttggagaagacgaagaaaacagCAATCAGCGTCTTCGCATCGTCGATGTCGAGCGACGACGCCTTCGAGTTTTGACGCCTGCAGACCAGAATGTGGCTCTCTTCTCATGGAGCCCAAGCCCTAACACGACGGAACTCGCATATACCGTCGCCGACCCATCTGCGCTGCACTCTAGCAGCAGCCAAATCGATCTTGTCTCGGTTGAAACCGgctcaagaaggagattCATCAGCACGAACAGCCCCATCACCTCGTTGGTGTGGACGCAGCGAGATCGCCTTCACTTCATCGCTCGCCCAGCACCACCATATACACAGCCTTCCGTCTACGAAGCTCGCATCAAGTCAAAGCAGTACGGGAGTTACTTTGGATGGACTGGAGAAGCTATTTCGTTACACCGAGCACGACATTCAGCCATCGCCCGCGTGAGAAATCCCACCCACGAGTCCGCGCACGCATTAGGGGTCCAGAGCACGGCCTGGCCATTCTCGAGGTTCTTCAACTCCGAATATGAGATCACCTCCTTCGACGCGTACCGTCATCCCGAATCAGATGATTTCACCCTCGTTCTCGCGCGGAGTAGTCCGCAAGTCGCAAACGAGGTGTGGTctgtcatcatcaaagatgGCAGAAGCCGGAGCCTCGTGAAACTCTCATCCCACAATTCGGCCTTTGACGGGTTCCGCTCGAAGCGTATCTCAGCCACTGGCCCAGACGGCTGGGAGTGTGATGGATGGCTCTTTACGCCCAAGCCAGTAACTTTCACCCGCCGTCTGCCGCCAACGGTTGTCCTATTGCAGAGCCATTCAACGCTGCCGTCCTTCTCAATAGGCTCTCACCTCGACGTCGCATATCTAACATCCGCTGGATACGCAGTGTTGTGCCCTAATATACGTCCAAGTGGTAgtggcggaggtggaggcggaaTAAATGAGCGCTACGCGGACGTCCTGATGATTCTAAAGAAAGCCGTCTCAGAGAATCTCGTGGACGAGTCCCGGGTTACGATTAGCGGATGGTCGGATGGCGGCTTTCTATCTTCTCTTGCAGTCATACGCAACGAGTTCGATTTTCGCGCTGTTGTCTGCGGTGGAGGAGTCCCTGACTGGAGTCTTGTAGATGCAAATAGCAACCCGCTGTGGCCCAGACTTGATGCAGAGGATAAGGATGACGGGTATGTCTCTGGGGAAGATCAATCCAAGGGCGGAATCGAGAAGAGCACgcctctgcttctcctgcacGGTCGCGAGGATGATCAGGTTCCCGTATCCGGGCCGCTGGCGTTCTggcggcagcgacagcgatggAATGGACCGGTACAGATGGTGCTATATCCCAAAGAGAAACATGTTATCCGGGACCGGAAACACTTGCTTGATCTCTGGACAAGAGTACTGGGGTTCTATGAGAAACAGTTGGCTTAG
- a CDS encoding uncharacterized protein (transcript_id=CADANIAT00001158), which produces MIPEALQPRALLAPPRDLASHFRTLIAADSSMENLTFIDRCVLDQIHTEAIPSSVYEVWLSLACRYTPLFTVAALTKPSRGVRLAARHCARRLFLSSHWKERGWDFLGGAQGIKGILDILPLKEARLLLKIIFGRCQAIPDGKVVSVCVEEFLDLVEATDPWLSRSLLPHVSHLYAYCSAERVEDMLRSQSPKCPELLKYTSRFHTPLLRRIAIGKVDMPEEVRRKTLQQCQTALLNSKEPYDPIYYQDVQLTLNLSPGLLFGMDLLTALEREPEILRSHLSRALSRDIVQFWSISRFGGVKGTHEGLVAQCQKRRRLKDLSAYQIELEDCLIKRVLQVQDESFQNQGKNRRQFSETLNSLIRLVNIRGRKAFLQLLCRHCPTMDFDLTTWPPSQREQELMPCWDLDVLDRLRPDDSESLFGRSLHIYHCEEFLPSFDSRNPELKMPSWEAQCLLWASWESASPERNGFPITLKALGDMKQKSVRAREPAERLRWAISAVKLAARTSSIDIFAEIVEWTSRYIRDALVFPDLMYEIIDRCPLMLSCRAATQGEASVPRSDLEREAQTGHKIMEGLLKTCLLLLREPWARSSVSRITGRICNMFSAIVSRRMESVRDLARGESFTECELAEILLDPIIPVLMEYERQGNIKGQTDVRWSGPTGLLLSPCLFPRAPTLLELSFMDRLAKARDEFWQQHRSQHDPDVVKLSPGLPRGLAIQHLVYTSDWLYQVMKHPDHAPFLSSRANEVLFGAADTVMHAMEDKEAHVDGFVDCLGFIVRALLANDNPADRNRDVLRVWEHYSEILKPYPDYLGLFQDWLAAGIRHREHIGEALDTIQPPGPCLAVTPRISAVPSASEIDMIEWDPQDGDYPPSKKPFKDMKETLDKIPCTVLNCRMERGIPSQFPYVYARKPPAQPTPEYLSIWSPASDSQAKASQGSSHCIQESVVLAALLFLDTHTKDRGILRARFPDVDCPRYPPIRLAESFIASQTRDKLEKALSPPIDALRRSARRVPSQILRNLILSFLDTLEAEPNSPTYSALLFSTFDLIEILLSTDEPQLAVDIMIRVWKDFPGESSFHRKISLVKLGRVLFPEQGRKLMSQFAGYVCDALQAQQGQNQQQPKEKKGFIKVTTAKMLAQALAEADFLSQAGRMEILRKMFSSARHVDIRREIVNALLNLVGSCENPEPYKVFASIVASVAGPNERAATTEVEWEMAENPERGGPLPYVAPLTERPVLNSAFSAAFWSIPEKLRPEYVENVLLPLLQESSRQHTRWIAAMAARLGLSLSDLNITEDDIGPFIPDLTNKILWRWAEYLPESFLQQFHRPWALSYLHYESFARIDSALAVTAEAPLKDSNVRDHWENFFASLCGRPALYSLEKLLSPFVNGVSKAPNGLNTALILEEFEFCAELVIRNPVKYNRFFKKYILHPEYTLEPFRALRESRLKSVSDVKDSADKARIYHDLTDAMARLISVCETVRREGWSAAAYPVTLPSQFEYHVLLLPSPIYNPSASETHSAAEIFTSALVDLIIKYSADPTLLLKLDSFQSVLREIPSADLKACMLRLGCVWRELEKHDPIVICIRVKLALSLLDIMRSDKGFFKRDVDILGMIEEWKKSDVEFVRQIGWEVELL; this is translated from the exons ATGATCCCCGAGGCTCTGCAGCCCAGGGCCCTTCTGGCTCCTCCGCGCGACCTCGCCTCACACTTCCGCACTCTTATAGCCGCAGATTCATCAATGGAAAACCTTACGTTCATCGACAGGTGCGTCCTCGATCAGATCCATACAGAGGCAATTCCCTCTTCCGTATACGAAGTCTGGCTGTCGTTGGCGTGCCGGTACACTCCGCTATTTACCGTCGCCGCACTCACAAAGCCATCGCGCGGAGTTCGCCTTGCAGCTAGACATTGTGCCCGCCGTCTTTTCCTGAGCAGTCACTGGAAAGAGCGAGGATGGGACTTCCTCGGCGGTGCGCAAGGAATCAAAGGCATCCTGGATATTTTGCCCTTGAAGGAAGCGCGACTCCTGCTCAAGATCATTTTTGGGCGCTGCCAGGCGATTCCCGACGGAAAGGTGGTGTCAGTGTGCGTTGAGGAGTTCCTCGATCTTGTTGAGGCTACAGATCCTTGGTTGTCGAGGTCGCTGTTGCCCCATGTGTCCCACTTGTACGCGTACTGTAGCGCTGAAAGAGTCGAAGATATGCTTCGGTCTCAGTCGCCAAAGTGTCCGGAGCTCCTCAAATATACGTCCCGCTTCCATACTCCACTTCTACGGCGAATAGCCATTGGGAAAGTAGACATGCCCGAGGAAGTGCGGCGCAAGACCCTCCAGCAGTGTCAAACCGCATTGCTGAATTCTAAAGAACCATATGACCCCATCTATTATCAGGACGTGCAGCTCACCCTTAACCTGTCTCCGGGACTACTGTTTGGCATGGACCTCTTGACGGCCCTGGAAAGAGAGCCGGAAATTCTCAGAAGCCAT CTTTCGCGCGCTCTTTCACGGGATATCGTTCAGTTTTGGTCGATCTCACGCTTTGGAGGAGTGAAAGGTACCCACGAGGGCCTGGTAGCACAGTGCCAGAAGAGGCGGCGGTTGAAAGACTTGTCAGCATACCAGATCGAACTGGAAGACTGTTTGATTAAGAGGGTGCTGCAAGTGCAGGATGAGAGCTTCCAGAATCAGGGTAAGAATCGTCGACAATTCTCTGaaaccctcaacagccttaTTCGTCTCGTAAACATCAGAGGAAGGAAGGCGTTCCTTCAATTACTTTGCCGACATTGCCCAACCATGGACTTTGACCTCACAACCTGGCCGCCGTCCCAGAGAGAGCAAGAACTCATGCCTTGCTGGGACTTGGATGTCTTGGATAGGCTACGACCTGACGACTCCGAGTCCCTCTTTGGCCGGTCACTCCATATTTATCACTGCGAAGAGTTTCTTCCAAGTTTTGACAGCAGAAATCCAGAGTTGAAAATGCCATCCTGGGAGGCACAGTGTCTACTCTGGGCAAGTTGGGAGTCAGCTAGTCCTGAACGAAACGGGTTCCCTATAACCCTCAAAG CCCTGGGCGACATGAAGCAGAAATCGGTACGTGCGCGCGAGCCCGCAGAGCGCCTGCGTTGGGCAATATCGGCTGTCAAACTGGCAGCAAGAACGAGCTCCATTGATATCTTTGCCGAGATAGTTGAATGGACTAGTAGATACATACGGGACGCA CTTGTATTTCCTGACTTGATGTACGAGATCATCGACCGCTGCCCTTTGATGCTCTCCTGCAGAGCTGCTACACAAGGAGAGGCATCTGTGCCCAGGTCAGACCTGGAACGAGAAGCGCAGACTGGGCATAAAATTATGGAAGGTCTCCTCAAAACATGTTTGCTTCTACTGCGTGAACCATGGGCGCGGTCTTCAGTATCGAGAATTACAGGACGGATCTGCAACATGTTTTCTGCCATTGTTAGTCGCAGAATGGAATCGGtaagagacctggcccggggTGAGTCATTCACTGAGTGTGAACTGGCTGAAATACTCCTCGACCCGATAATCCCGGTCCTGATGGAGTACGAACGACAAGGCAACATAAAGGGTCAGACAGATGTCAGATGGAGTGGTCCAACCGGTTTGCTCTTATCGCCTTGCCTGTTTCCTAGAGCGCCTACACTTCTGGAACTGTCATTCATGGACCGACTCGCAAAAGCACGAGACGAGTTTTGGCAGCAACACCGGTCTCAACATGATCCAGACGTGGTTAAGCTCAGCCCCGGTTTGCCGCGTGGGCTAGCGATTCAACATCTAGTTTACACTTCGGACTGGCTTTATCAGGTAATGAAACACCCAGATCACGCGCCATTTCTTTCGTCCAGAGCCAACGAGGTGCTTTTTGGAGCGGCCGACACCGTTATGCATGCCATGGAAGATAAAGAAGCGCATGTTGATGGATTTGTAGACTGTCTCGGGTTCATCGTCCGTGCTCTCCTTGCGAATGATAATCCTGCAGATAGAAACCGCGATGTTCTGCGTGTGTGGGAGCATTATTCTGAGATTTTGAAGCCATATCCAGACTATCTTGGTCTTTTTCAAGACTGGCTGGCCGCTGGGATTCGGCATCGGGAGCATATAGGCGAGGCCCTCGATACTATTCAGCCACCTGGTCCTTGTTTGGCGGTCACGCCCAGGATATCCGCGGTTCCCTCAGCATCAGAAATAGACATGATCGAATGGGATCCCCAGGATGGCGATTATCCTCCTTCGAAGAAGCCGTTCAAGGACATGAAAGAGACTCTAGACAAAATACCTTGCACGGTTCTCAACTGCCGCATGGAAAGGGGCATACCCTCACAATTCCCCTACGTGTATGCCAGAAagcctccagctcaaccaACGCCTGAATATCTCTCGATTTGGTCGCCTGCTTCCGATTCACAAGCAAAAGCTAGTCAAGGCTCTTCACACTGCATACAAGAATCTGTCGTCTTAGCAGCCCTCTTGTTTTTAGACACTCATACCAAAGATCGGGGGATCCTGCGAGCAAGATTTCCTGACGTCGACTGTCCGCGGTATCCCCCCATACGTCTAGCAGAGAGTTTCATTGCATCTCAGACCAGGGACAAGCTCGAAAAAGCGTTAAGCCCGCCGATAGACGCTTTGAGAAGGTCTGCTAGGCGAGTCCCTTCACAGATCTTGCGAAATCTTATCCTGTCATTCTTGGATACGTTGGAAGCTGAACCCAATTCTCCGACGTACTCAGCCCTCCTGTTCAGCACATTCGATCTGATCGAGATCCTGCTCTCCACCGATGAGCCGCAGCTCGCCGTTGATATTATGATTCGAGTGTGGAAAGATTTTCCGGGAGAGTCTTCCTTCCACCGAAAAATAAGCCTTGTCAAGCTTGGGCGTGTCCTTTTTCCCGAGCAGGGACGTAAATTGATGTCGCAATTCGCTGGATACGTTTGCGATGCGCTACAGGCGCAACAGGGCcagaaccagcagcagcccaaagagaagaaaggttTCATAAAGGTGACGACGGCGAAAATGCTTGCGCAGGCTTTGGCTGAGGCAGACTTTCTTTCCCAAGCAGGCAGGATGGAAATACTGCGGAAAATGTTCAGTTCGGCTCGTCACGTTGACATCCGCAGGGAAATCGTTAATGCGCTCTTGAATCTTGTCGGCAGCTGCGAGAATCCTGAGCCATACAAGGTCTTTGCATCGATCGTTGCCTCAGTCGCAGGCCCAAATGAGCGCGCTGCCACCACCGAAGTCGAATGGGAGATGGCGGAAAACCCTGAACGAGGGGGCCCGCTACCCTATGTCGCACCACTCACTGAGCGTCCGGTTTTGAACTCGGCGTTTTCCGCTGCCTTTTGGAGTATCCCGGAGAAGTTACGGCCAGAATACGTAGAGAATGTACTGCTGCCTCTGTTGCAGGAATCCTCACGTCAGCACACGAGATGGATAGCTGCGATGGCCGCTAGACTGGGACTCTCGCTTTCGGACCTAAACATCACGGAGGACGATATTGGACCTTTCATTCCAGATCTCACAAATAAGATTCTTTGGCGATGGGCAGAGTATCTCCCAGAGTCATTTCTACAACAGTTCCACCGTCCCTGGGCGTTGAGCTACCTCCACTACGAATCCTTCGCTCGCATTGACAGCGCGCTCGCAGTAACGGCCGAAGCGCCTCTCAAGGATAGTAACGTTCGAGATCACTGGGAAAATTTCTTTGCATCCTTGTGCGGTCGTCCTGCCCTCTACAGCCTAGAGAAGCTCCTTTCCCCATTCGTCAACGGGGTCTCAAAAGCACCGAATGGGTTGAACACTGCGCTGATTCTTGAAGAGTTTGAGTTCTGCGCCGAGCTTGTTATTCGAAATCCAGTCAAGTACAACCGGTTTTTTAAGAAGTACATTCTGCACCCGGAATATACACTAGAACCATTCCGAGCTCTCAGGGAGAGCCGCCTTAAATCCGTTTCTGACGTTAAGGATTCTGCGGATAAGGCGCGGATCTACCACGATCTGACAGACGCTATGGCTCGACTCATCAGTGTTTGTGAGACCGTTCGCAGGGAAGGCTGGTCAGCAGCGGCCTATCCAGTGACACTCCCCTCCCAGTTCGAATACCATGTCCTACTACTCCCTTCTCCTATCTACAACCCATCTGCCTCAGAAACTCACTCTGCAGCGGAGATATTCACATCTGCACTCGTTGACCTGATCATCAAGTACTCCGCCGATCCGAccttgctgctgaagctcgacTCGTTCCAGTCGGTCCTGCGGGAGATTCCTTCCGCAGACCTGAAGGCTTGCATGCTACGTCTTGGATGCGTATGGCGCGAGCTCGAGAAACATGATCCCATCGTTATATGTATCCGGGTAAAGCTGGCGCTCTCATTACTGGATATCATGCGCTCCGACAAGGGCTTCTTCAAGCGGGACGTGGATATACTGGGGATGATagaggagtggaagaagagtgaCGTTGAGTTTGTACGGCAGATCGGCTGGGAAGTTGAACTATTATGA